The Camelina sativa cultivar DH55 chromosome 16, Cs, whole genome shotgun sequence sequence NNNNNNNNNNNNNNNNNNNNNNNNNNNNNNNNNNNNNNNNNNNNNNNNNNNNNNNNNNNNNNNNNNNNNNNNNNNNNNNNNNNNNNNNNNNNNNNNNNNNNNNNNNNNNNNNNNNNNNNNNNNNNNNNNNNNNNNNNNNNNNNNNNNNNNNNNNNNNNNNNNNNNNNNNNNNNNNNNNNNNNNNNNNNNNNNNNNNNNNNNNNNNNNNNNNNNNNNNNNNNNNNNNNNNNNNNNNNNNNNNNNNNNNNNNNNNNNNNNNNNNNNNNNNNNNNNNNNNNNNNNNNNNNNNNNNNNNNNNNNNNNNNNNNNNNNNNNNNNNNNNNNNNNNNNNNNNNNNNNNNNNNNNNNNNNNNNNNNNNNNNNNNNNNNNNNNNNNNNNNNNNNNNNNNNNNNNNNNNNNNNNNNNNNNNNNNNNNNNNNNNNNNNNNNNNNNNNNNNNNNNNNNNNNNNNNNNNNNNNNNNNNNNNNNNNNNNNNNNNNNNNNNNNNNNNNNNNNNNNNNNNNNNNNNNNNNNNNNNNNNNNNNNNNNNNNNNNNNNNNNNNCTTATTTGCCTGATGGAGATATCGACTTAACTGCTTTTAGCCCTAACCAAAATCTTAAGGATTCTTGGGCGAATTTGGTTCGCGATATGCtggaaaaggaagagaagaatgaGAATGCTGAATTTCATGTCAAAGAAGTCCAGTATATCCAGGCTGAAGTATGCTTCTTTTATCTCCGCTTCTTGTTCTGGCCTTGATATTATTACAAGTAAGGTTCAGTCTCTTGAttgtctaattatttttttactggTAAAANCCGAAGATCGCCGCAATGCTGTTGCCAGTTACGTTAGGAGGCTTATCACAGAATGCTTCCCTCAAATTCATGTGAGTTTCGTTTCCTTTGGGGGAGGGGGGATTCTTGCTTTTGTTTAAGTTTACCCTGATGAGAAAAATGTGTTCTTTATCCATATCTGATCCTTTGACTTCAAATCCGTGTCTTACCAGATCTTTACTTTTGGATCTGTACCTCTGAAGACTTATTTGCCTGATGGAGATATCGACTTAACTGCTTTTAGCCCTAACCAAAATCTTAAGGATTCTTGGGCGAATTTGGTTCGCGATATGCtggaaaaggaagagaagaatgaGAATGCTGAATTTCATGTCAAAGAAGTCCAGTATATCCAGGCTGAAGTATGCTTCTTTTATCTCCGCTTCTTGTTTTGGCCTTGATATTCTTACAAGTAAGGTTCAGTCTCTTGAttgtctaattatttttttactggTAAAATGTTTCAGGTAAAGCTAATTAAGTGTCTGGTGGAGAATATTGTGGTGGATATATCATTCAATCAGATTGGAGGGCTGTGTACATTATGCTTCCTTGAGGAGGTTAGCTGTCCACCAAAGACAACATACCACTTACTTTCTCTTGCTGAGTGATGTAGATCTTCTGATTTCTTTACCTCtgtgttttcttttcatatGCAGGTTGATCACTATATTAACCAGAACCATTTATTCAAGCGTAGTATCATATTGATTAAAGCCTGGTGTTACTACGAGAGCCGTATATTGGGAGCTCACCATGGGCTTATTTCAACATATGCCCTGGAAACCTTGGTTCTTTACATATTCTATCTTTTCAACAACTCATTTTCTGGACCCCTTGAGGTAGTGTCATTACAAAGCTGTCTTTATTCTGTCAAGATTGCTTCTTCAGTTTTCCTGACTGGATTGCTTGCATTTGTAGGTCCTCTATCGTTTTCTTGAGTTCTTTAGTAAGTTTGACTGGCAGAATTTTTGTCTTAGCCTCTGGGGCCCTGTTCCTGTTAGTTCACTACCAGATGTAACAGGTATATACGAACTGCTGCCCATCTTACTTTTGCATTACTTATGCATCATCACTTTTTCAAGTACTGATTGTCATGCTATGCAATTTTTGGCAGCTGAGCCTCCTCGAACGGATGTTGGAGAGTTACGAGTTAGTGAAGCATTTTATAGAGCTTGTAGTAGAGTTTATGCAGTTAATATAGCTGCCCAAGAGACACAGGGGCAGCCTTTTGTTTCCAAACATTTCAATGTTATAGACCCTTTGCGTGAGAACAACAACCTTGGACGCAGTGTCAGTAAAGGTACTTGCTTGGGTTGAGTGCTGCTGCCTATTCTTTATAAACGGGTATCATTGAATGCTAATTTGTGAATCTGCAATATGCATTCTGTGCAACTTGTGCCTTATTGCTTACTGGacttgttcttttctttataaagtATGAAGCAGAAGAGGCACAAACATGTTGACTTACGTACATGcttggcttttgtttttgttgtctcaGGTAACTTCTTTAGGATACGAAGTGCATTTACCCTTGGTGCCAAGAAGTTGGCTAGGTTACTTGATTGCCCTAAGGAGAATTTGATCTATGAGGTTAACCAATTTTTTATGAATACATGGGAAAGACATGGCAGTGGTCGACGTCCTGATGCTCCTGGAAATGACTTATGGCTATCAAGACTTGGAGAGCCTGAGCCATATCAACAAGCTATAAATGTTAGTAATTTTTCAAGCaaccaaagaaaccaaaatgctGCCCGTCTTGGTGGGATTCATGGAGCTCGGAGTATGCCCTCTCAACAGAACAACGGTGGAACAGAAGTTATATCTGGAGTAACATATCAAACGCAAAAGAGTCGAGGCAACTCTTACCAACCTGCCAAGGAAGTAAACTCCAATCAAAGTGCTATAAATGATAAGCTTCAGCAAACTGCTAAGCCAGAAATTGTGGTGAATAATTTTCATGGTAGGCACCTTTTTGCCAGGACCCGGTCTAGTCCTGAGCTTACTGAGACATATGGTGAAGCTCTTTTACAATCACGTCGTAGTAGAGCCCCCGAAGCTGGGAAACGCCAAAGTAATACCAGGGTTGATAATATCAGGAAGAAGAATCTGGAGTCTGAAACTTTGTCAAGCAGTGTCAGATATTCGGCCGACTCATCGTCAGTCAGGCATACTCCATCCCCTCGAAGTCCTGATAGTACTGCTGACATGGGCAGTGCAGTGAACAGTTACTATGATGAATTAGGGTCAGTTTCCGTGAATGAAGACTTCTCTGTTGCAGGGGAACAGGAAGACCAAGATTTTGTTAACTCGATGACATCTGTTACTGGGCAAGGTTTTAATGGACACTTTCCTTTCCCTTTTAATATTTCAACGGGTCACTTACCGTTTCCAATTACACCTTCTATCTTAGCTTCAATGGGATATGGTCAGAGGAATGTGCCTGGTATTGTTCCTTCTAACCTTCCTTTCGTCGAGACACCTTGGAGTACTAATGTGCAGTTTCCGCAAAACTTTGTTTCTTCACCATTTACCCATTATTTTCCCAGTGGATCCCTCCCAATGTCAGAAAAGCCAAGCAACCCTGGTATTGACGACATGGGGTCTACAGAAGTAAATGTCGACGAGTCTGACAATGATCTGTGGCACGAACAAGAAAGGAGAACTCATAGTTTTGGACTTGAAAATGGTGGTTATCGAATGCATCAGGCAGATGATAAACATCTGTCATCTTCTGCAGAACGCAGTTATGTACCCTCAAGTAGGAAAAACCGGCCGACAAGGGGAGATGATTTAGAAAATTCACACTCTCCAGTCAGAGGAAGCAGTCAAATTCAGAGTGAGGAGAGAACTGCAGGCTCTAGATCTGTGTCTGGTGCTAGTTCCGTCCGAAGCAGGACTTCATCTGAAAGCTCTTGGGATGGGTCAACTACAAGGGGGTCAAAGCCAGCTAAAGATAGACGGAACAGGAAAGTAGTGTCTGGGGCTGCATCTGCACTGTATGGAAAAGGAAAGAGTGTTCCTGAGCACTCAATCCAGATTGATGATGATAACAGAGAATGGATTCCTGTATCTAGCAATGAAATATCAGATAGAGATGTGGGGCCTCGTGCTACTGTCCCTTCATTTCAAGTTCAGAGGAATCAAATACATGGTCATGAACTAGCTCAGGCAAGTGGATCAGAGTGTTCAGTGACCCTTGCTCCATTTCTCCTAGGCGGCATGCAACAAAACGAGGTTGATAATTCTGGATACACGTTTTATCCCACAGGGCCACCTGTCCCGATAGTTGCAATGCTTCCAATGTATAATTATCAAGCTGGTGGTAATGCGCCATCAGATGCTCTGGCAAGCCACAACAGTGTGGATGGAGGAGTAGAGAATCATGATCCGGGTAAAAGTTTTGACTCTTTCAGGGGACTTGATCAGTCTGATATAGTAGCTTCTTCGCACTCCACTAGACTTGGCTCTTCTGCAGAACAAACGGAGCACAAAATTGATATCCTCAATGGTGATTTTATAAGCCATTGGCAAAATTTGCAGTATGGCCGCTCTTGCCAGAATTCTCAACATCCGCCTGTGTTGTACCCTGCTCCTGTTGTAGTGCCACCTGCTTATCTTCAGGGGCGTTTACCATGGGATGGTCCTGGAAGACCTCTTGCCTACACCAATGTTGTAAATCAACTCATGACCTACGGACCTCGTCTTGTACCTGTTGCTTCTGTACAACCTGTTTCAACTAGGCCACCCAACATTTACCCTCGTTACACTAATGAAACTCCCAGATATCGTAGTGGGACGGGGACATATTTTCCAAATCCTGTAAGAAATTAATACCTTCCTTGAGCTTCCGTTATACTTGTGTGCATGTTTTGGTTAATCGAGGGgcaaatttcattttattttttggtcttgTGATGTGTTGATCTCTGTCCAATGGTCTTTTGAATTTCAACAAACCTGAGATATTTTCTAATGCTAAAACGGAGAGCTTTTACCTTGCGCTAAATATCTTTAATGAATATACAGCATGATCTGTCAGCTTCCCCCTAATCCCATCCAAGTCTGCAACTATTTGGTCATGTTGCAGGCTATATGGTTCTGTATCTTTTCCATTCCATATATACCTGCCTTGCTTGTTATGCTATGCTCATATTGATGGCACGTTTTTGTTGTCTCCTTTACTGATTCTGTCTTGTCTTTCCTGTTTCTTTTATCTCCTGATCTAAAACTCATGACAGTTTTGGTTTGCCACACTTCTCTAAATTTGTGCTGAATTTGTTGCAGAAGATTTCTCCTAGGGAGCAGCGTCCTACATCTGGCATGAGGCGTGGGAATTATGGGCATGACAGAAACGACCATCACAGCGAGAGAGAAGGGAGTTGGATTGCTGGTACAAAGACACGGGGTTCTGGACGTAACCACAACAATCGTAACCAAGCTGATAATAAGCCAAGCTTAAGACAAGACCGATCTGATAGGCATTGGGGGTCGTCGTATAGGCATGAATCGTCCTCATATTCTTCTCATCATTCTCAAAACGGTCCAGTTCGCACAAACACATCACAAGATGCTTCTGGAAATATTGCTTATGGCATGTACCGATTGCCGCCGGGCATGAAGCAAAACAGTGTGACGTCTTCAGAGGGACACAACGTTCCATCTGTCATGATGATTTATCCATATGATCAACACCATGAGTTTGGGTCTCTTGGACCAGCAGGTGAAGCGCCGCATATAAATGAAGAGGATCAACCAAGGTTTCGTGGTGGTGCTGCTTCTGCTGCTCATATGTCTTCACCTGATGACCCTTCCTCGCCTCACTTCCCCAGGTAATTTTGGTTATAAAGAATTCCGATTGCAGACAAATATTAGGCACTACAGCTGTGGAACAAcattcttaattaaattaagtaattTAGACCTCAGATTTGCCTCTTGATTTTCACTAAACAGGGGGAAGTAACATTAATGCTTGCTCAAGTTTAGCTGCAATAAACTCAAGAACCTAGAAGAAACTGGAAGATCACATCACTAGGGTCTTGGAAATCAAAAGAAGGCAAAAGGTTGAGAAGCCGTGAAAGAAGAGTCAGGACAGGAGAGAGACTTCTGTTCAAGTCTGGCCGTGAGAGCAACAAAGAAGGAAACCAAGTCAAAGAGGAATCGGTAAGCGATCCAAGCCTGGTTTGTTCTTTGTATGTACACTACTATCAATCAAGCCATTACCGNAGCTGTGGAACAAcattcttaattaaattaagtattTTAGACCTCAGATTTGCCTCTTGATTTTCACTAAACAGGGGGAAGTAACATTAATGCTTGCGCAAGTTTAGCTGCAATAAACTCAAGAACCTAGAAGAAACTGGAAGATCACATCACTAGGGTCTTGGAAATCAAAAGAAGGCAAAAAAGGTTGAGAAGCCGTGAAAGAAGAGTCAGGACAGGAGAGAGACTTCTGCTCAAGTCTGGCCGTGAGAGCAACAAAGAAGGAAACCAAGTCAAAGAGGAATCGGTAAGCGACCCAAGCCTGGTTTGTTCTTTGTATGTACACTACTATCAATCAAGCCATTTACCGCCCATGATGCTCGGTTTAATCATCAATTTCAAGGAGACTGCTGCTTGTTTTAGTAAAGCCCATATGGATGAAAAAACGCAGGAACTCTTTATCTCAGACATACGGTTAGGTAACGTttctcttttgggtttttttagatttctttcaATAGAAAAtgtaaccctttttttttgccCACATAGAAACGATTAGAATTCAGGGCTCATCGTCAATGTTTCTACAAATTCAAAAAATGATTTCTctagtatttttagaaaaagcaAACAGTACATTTTTTTAGCTGTACGTGTAGctttattttgaaagttatcgACTTATCATTTTGACTTATGATagaaatttttaagaaataatttGTTGACTTTACCCACTTAAGCTTTGCTCTTGATGCTCTTGTATAGCAGAAAACTGTCCGTATACGGCGCCgtttaaatgaaaattagtGAGGGTATTTTGCTTTTCGTTATAATTTGGGCCATTACTGGGCTTTTAGTAGACACaggaaatattttaataaatttatctcGGTTCGCCTCGAACTtgcaattttcataattttcttctCAACTGACTGACTACAGTATATGGGAGATAATGCCAAAAACAATAAGTGTACGTCACTTTAACGTCTGAATTGATTACTCTAATACTACAaagcaataaataatttaaatatccACATCAGAAATATGAGcctaattaattagtaatttcgacGATGAATTAACTGGTCTCGTCACATTTGCAGATTAGATTGATTCACTTGTTTGTTCTCGCTAGATTGAGCTGAACGTGTatgatttttggttaaaagaagaaaaagaaaaaaagtcggGGAAAAGCAAGTCTGTCAAACATTGCAAAACTATGTTATGTAGCTCGCAATCAGAAGATCTTTTTTGGTGCCTATTGACACACAAcctcttttgttttatattttaatgcaTGATTTTTGTAGTTTCTCAAGGTCAGACGGACCACTCGTTGTAAGGGAATCAAATTTGATATCAATTAATATAGAGAGACTTCTCCATTagctaaaaaaaagaagaaggtggtcCTGGTGAAGAAACTGTATAATAATGGCATTCCCAGAAAGTTCCACAGAGCAGGCCATGCCCATGCCTATGCCTTCTCGTAACGcaacaaatcaaacaacttgACGACCACTACACTACGGATGTCACGGTTTAATCCGATTTTATTCTCttggttcggtttgattttggtttttttttttttttttggcaatttcaCGTATTTTACcgttttaccattttttttttcctttccctttgtcTAGTCTAGTAAagtcttgattttgttttttttttaactgagaAAGCAGATAGAtagacataaataaaaaaagggggAAATATATTAACTGAGAAAGcgtttttatcttttattttcctgtCTTCTACGAGTCTAGTCTACTCTTTTGGTTTGCTGCTCtctttttgtaaaaagaaaaattaattaaactctTATCTCTGCAacttggtctctctctctctctcgataaTGGCGTACGGATACCTTCTCTCAGTCTCCGTCATCGGAGGTTTTGTTTGAACCGTCGGATCTTGTTTTACACTTATCTTCTTAGTGGATTTCCAAATCTTAGTCCATAAGAGTTGTGTCTCTCTCGTTTAGTCATCTATCGCTTCTCAGTGTTTATAAGAAAGAGAGACTCGTTCCGTGATTTgttggccttttttttttgtataattaatcaaaaattcgtcgagataacttttgtttttgcgagtgtgtgtgtgagagattTTTTAGGGTTCGCTTAATCGCTACAGGCTTCGAGTTCGCGGGAAGGTGAGATTCGATTGGATCCTTTTCTTATTAGttcgattttgatttggtttgctgctcatttatatatatatataaactttttacgctttttattttattttactacaATATTATATNTCTTCTGTTCATGTGTGGTGGGGGGGGGGGTGTTTgttctaatttttaattttattgttcttCTTTATGTTCATCATCTTCCCTGAAGCAGGTGATGATGCTGAGTAACTCAAATGCATGAATCTGTTCTATGTTTCTCTAAGATTTCATTAGCAAAATtagaatttgttctttttagcACATGTTTTCTAGTTTTGCGGGATTAGGttttatagttttgttctttgttttggatATTCTCATAATTCTTTgttctgatgatttttttttttattgtgaaaGAGTGGAGATGAactattttgtttagtttagaTATACTTTAGAATCTTGGGGGAACCTTTTTATGAAACAGTTTTactatttaattagattaagaGATTCTGTAGAGTGTGTGCTTAATTGGGATCTGAAACCCTTACTATTAAACAATGTTTGAGGAAGACTCACTTTTCCATGCTTGCTTGTTTCAATATTAATTTAACAAATTCACTGTGCCTAATGCTTTCactttatatattatactcttccttttttttttagctttgctAATTTGTATTGTTGTTGCCCTACTAACTATGTGAATGAGAAACTATGGTCTAAGTATGCGCTATGGATggctaaaatgttttttttttttttgtttccccttGTTACTCAGGTTTATATTTGgttcaaaattgaaacaaactgGCCAAGATGTTGTTGACCTCCATGGCCTGCATTGTTGTAAATGTTGCTTAAGATAACAATTCTGATTGAAGAAGGAGGATGCAATCACTTTACATTCAGCAGTAATGAAGAACGGACAGGTTCTTCTTTTATACAGTCTTCTCTACTACCTTTTGTTATTTCTCTTGTTTTGGCTTTGTGCGCTTCAAAACCTTTGTACCTTCtgctatattttctttttgcaattccttgcttaagggtttggaaaatgTATCAGTTTCTTTACTAGCTATATACTAGTTCTAGCAATAGTTAAGCTGTCTCAGTACTTGCAGATTCTGATTatgaattaagtttttttttttattagaaaatagttATTATCTAATAACAGTGTGCACAGGAGCTACAATCTTCCACTCAAGCTTCACATGAGTCTCAAGGTGAACAGAAACCCAACCAATCAATAGATGCACCTATACAAGATTCTGGTTCTGTATCTGCTTCAAGCAATGACAGTAGGAAAGTTTCAAGACAAGATATCGAACTTGTAAGTGCTCCTCCATGTCATTTTAACTAAAGAAAGCAGGCTTTACCTCTCGCTCTCTCTCACTATTTtcgtgtgtatatatatatatatgtgtgtgtgtttcctCTCCTCGGATATGTGTGACATACTACTAACATCTGATGATGATATACACTTTGGAACTGATTGATATAGGTCCAAAATTTGATAGAAAGATGTCTTCAGTTGTACATGAACAGAGATGAGGTCGTGAAGACCCTTTTGACTCGTGCAAGGATAGACCCTGGCTTTACAACCTTGGGTAAGCTTCTTAAGGCTCTTATCTATTTTTCTTCCCTTGGTTTCATTGCATCATAACGTTTATCTCAGTCTTgtagttttgttttcatattcttatTAGCTTCATAGGATACTAGGTTGTTGAAGAGTGACACAATTTTGCATGTTCTATATTGTTGAAAGTGTAAATTAGATATATCATTAGCAACGTGAATCATCAGATGAAATTTGCAtttctgactctctctctctcttttttctcttttttctttgtgaaaCCAGTTTGGCAGAAATTGGAAGAAGAGAACGCAGACTTTTTCAGAGCTTATTATATCAGGTTGAAACTTAAGAAGCAAATAATATTGTTCAATCATTTGCTTGAGCACCAGTATCATCTCATGAAGTTTCCACCTGGACCTCCAAAAATTCCTCTGGCACCGATACAAAACGGAATGCATCCCATGGCACCTGGTAATAAGTCTGAAACCCTATATCACCTGAAAActtgtttattatttatgaaaTCACAACTAAAAGTTTTATAGATAACTTCACTGTTATTTAACACTGTTGTTTCGCAGTGCAGTTAACATGCCAATGGGATACCCAGTGCTACAACATCCTCAAATGCATGTTCCAGGCCATCCCCATCTTGATCCAATGGGAGTATCGAGCTGCCATGTTGTTAATGGAGTCCCTGCCCCTGCGAATTTCCATCCTTTGCGGATGAATACAGCGAATGAGTAAGAACTAACTCGCAGTACAAGTTAACTTATTTTGGGTAGAATGATTAGTATCAGTTGATGGCATGTCCTAACCTAAATCtccatttttcttaattagtatGGTGATCGATACAACTGCGAATGATGCAACTCCTCAAGTGATTCCACCAAGCAGTGGTGGGATGCCTGAGATGGCAGCGAGTCCTGCTTCTGTGGCATCAAGTGGACACTTTCCATTTGCTGCTTCAGACATGTCGGGTATGGTAATGGACACTTCAGTGCTCGATTCTGCATTCACAGCTGACGTTGGACCGGATGAAGGAGGAGCTGGGAATTCCAGAGATTCCCTCAGGTCATNNNNNNNNNNNNNNNNNNNNNNNNNNNNNNNNNNNNNNNNNNNNNNNNNNNNNNNNNNNNNNNNNNNNNNNNNNNNNNNNNNNNNNNNNNNNNNNNNNNNNNNNNNNNNNNNNNNNNNNNNNNNNNNNNNNNNNNNNNNNNNNNNNNNNNNNNNNNNNNNNNNNNNNNNNNNNNNNNNNNNNNNNNNNNNNNNNNNNNNNNNNNNNNNNNNNNNNNNNNNNNNNNNNNNNNNNNNNNNNNNNNNNNNNNNNNNNNNNNNNNNNNNNNNNNNNNNNNNNNNNNNNNNNNNNNNNNNNNNNNNNNNNNNNNNNNNNNNNNNNNNNNNNNNNNTTCACTGTTATTTAACACTGTTGTTTCGCAGTGCAGTTAACATGCCAATGGGATACCCAGTGCTACAACATCCTCAAATGCATGTTCCAGGCCATCCCCATCTTGATCCAATGGGAGTATCGAGCTGCCATGTTGTTAATGGAGTCCCTGCCCCTGCGAATTTCCATCCTTTGCGGATGAATACAGCGAATGAGTAAGAACTAACTCGCAGTACAAGTTAACTTATTTTGGGTAGAATGATTAGTATCAGTTGATGGCATGTCCTAACCTAAATCtccatttttcttaattagtatGGTGATCGATACAACTGCGAATGATGCAACTCCTCAAGTGATTCCACCAAGCAGTGGTGGGATGCCTGAGATGGCAGCGAGTCCTGCTTCTGTGGCATCAAGTGGACACTTTCCATTTGCTGCTTCAGACATGTCGGGTATGGTAATGGACACTTCAGTGCTCGATTCTGCATTCACAGCTGACGTTGGACCGGATGAAG is a genomic window containing:
- the LOC104753192 gene encoding uncharacterized protein LOC104753192, with the translated sequence MLNFMSKKSSISRLKYASFISASCSGLDIITNRRNAVASYVRRLITECFPQIHIFTFGSVPLKTYLPDGDIDLTAFSPNQNLKDSWANLVRDMLEKEEKNENAEFHVKEVQYIQAEVKLIKCLVENIVVDISFNQIGGLCTLCFLEEVDHYINQNHLFKRSIILIKAWCYYESRILGAHHGLISTYALETLVLYIFYLFNNSFSGPLEVLYRFLEFFSKFDWQNFCLSLWGPVPVSSLPDVTAEPPRTDVGELRVSEAFYRACSRVYAVNIAAQETQGQPFVSKHFNVIDPLRENNNLGRSVSKGNFFRIRSAFTLGAKKLARLLDCPKENLIYEVNQFFMNTWERHGSGRRPDAPGNDLWLSRLGEPEPYQQAINVSNFSSNQRNQNAARLGGIHGARSMPSQQNNGGTEVISGVTYQTQKSRGNSYQPAKEVNSNQSAINDKLQQTAKPEIVVNNFHGRHLFARTRSSPELTETYGEALLQSRRSRAPEAGKRQSNTRVDNIRKKNLESETLSSSVRYSADSSSVRHTPSPRSPDSTADMGSAVNSYYDELGSVSVNEDFSVAGEQEDQDFVNSMTSVTGQGFNGHFPFPFNISTGHLPFPITPSILASMGYGQRNVPGIVPSNLPFVETPWSTNVQFPQNFVSSPFTHYFPSGSLPMSEKPSNPGIDDMGSTEVNVDESDNDLWHEQERRTHSFGLENGGYRMHQADDKHLSSSAERSYVPSSRKNRPTRGDDLENSHSPVRGSSQIQSEERTAGSRSVSGASSVRSRTSSESSWDGSTTRGSKPAKDRRNRKVVSGAASALYGKGKSVPEHSIQIDDDNREWIPVSSNEISDRDVGPRATVPSFQVQRNQIHGHELAQASGSECSVTLAPFLLGGMQQNEVDNSGYTFYPTGPPVPIVAMLPMYNYQAGGNAPSDALASHNSVDGGVENHDPGKSFDSFRGLDQSDIVASSHSTRLGSSAEQTEHKIDILNGDFISHWQNLQYGRSCQNSQHPPVLYPAPVVVPPAYLQGRLPWDGPGRPLAYTNVVNQLMTYGPRLVPVASVQPVSTRPPNIYPRYTNETPRYRSGTGTYFPNPKISPREQRPTSGMRRGNYGHDRNDHHSEREGSWIAGTKTRGSGRNHNNRNQADNKPSLRQDRSDRHWGSSYRHESSSYSSHHSQNGPVRTNTSQDASGNIAYGMYRLPPGMKQNSVTSSEGHNVPSVMMIYPYDQHHEFGSLGPAGEAPHINEEDQPRFRGGAASAAHMSSPDDPSSPHFPRGK
- the LOC104749133 gene encoding uncharacterized protein LOC104749133 isoform X5 codes for the protein MKNGQCAQELQSSTQASHESQGEQKPNQSIDAPIQDSGSVSASSNDSRKVSRQDIELVQNLIERCLQLYMNRDEVVKTLLTRARIDPGFTTLVWQKLEEENADFFRAYYIRLKLKKQIILFNHLLEHQYHLMKFPPGPPKIPLAPIQNGMHPMAPVNMPMGYPVLQHPQMHVPGHPHLDPMGVSSCHVVNGVPAPANFHPLRMNTANDMVIDTTANDATPQVIPPSSGGMPEMAASPASVASSGHFPFAASDMSGMVMDTSVLDSAFTADVGPDEGGAGNSRDSLRSFDQIPWNFSLSDLTADLSNLGDLGALGNYPGSPFLPSDSEIFLDSPEQEGIEEFFVDSVPGPRSNSDEEKP
- the LOC104749133 gene encoding uncharacterized protein LOC104749133 isoform X1, whose product is MKNGQCAQELQSSTQASHESQGEQKPNQSIDAPIQDSGSVSASSNDSRKVSRQDIELVQNLIERCLQLYMNRDEVVKTLLTRARIDPGFTTLVWQKLEEENADFFRAYYIRLKLKKQIILFNHLLEHQYHLMKFPPGPPKIPLAPIQNGMHPMAPVNMPMGYPVLQHPQMHVPGHPHLDPMGVSSCHVVNGVPAPANFHPLRMNTANDMVIDTTANDATPQVIPPSSGGMPEMAASPASVASSGHFPFAASDMSGMVMDTSVLDSAFTADVGPDEGGAGNSRDSLRSFDQIPWNFSLSDLTADLSNLGDKDMYVADLGALGNYPGSPFLPSDSEIFLDSPEQEGIEEFFVDSVPGPRSNSDEEKP
- the LOC104749133 gene encoding uncharacterized protein LOC104749133 isoform X4, which encodes MKNGQCAQELQSSTQASHESQGEQKPNQSIDAPIQDSGSVSASSNDSRKVSRQDIELVQNLIERCLQLYMNRDEVVKTLLTRARIDPGFTTLVWQKLEEENADFFRAYYIRLKLKKQIILFNHLLEHQYHLMKFPPGPPKIPLAPIQNGMHPMAPVNMPMGYPVLQHPQMHVPGHPHLDPMGVSSCHVVNGVPAPANFHPLRMNTANDMVIDTTANDATPQVIPPSSGGMPEMAASPASVASSGHFPFAASDMSGMVMDTSVLDSAFTADVGPDEGGAGNSRDSLRSFDQIPWNFSLSDLTADLSNLGDLGALGNYPGSPFLPSDSEIFLDSPEQEGIEEFFVDSVPGPRSNSDEEKP
- the LOC104749133 gene encoding uncharacterized protein LOC104749133 isoform X3, which produces MKNGQELQSSTQASHESQGEQKPNQSIDAPIQDSGSVSASSNDSRKVSRQDIELVQNLIERCLQLYMNRDEVVKTLLTRARIDPGFTTLVWQKLEEENADFFRAYYIRLKLKKQIILFNHLLEHQYHLMKFPPGPPKIPLAPIQNGMHPMAPVNMPMGYPVLQHPQMHVPGHPHLDPMGVSSCHVVNGVPAPANFHPLRMNTANDMVIDTTANDATPQVIPPSSGGMPEMAASPASVASSGHFPFAASDMSGMVMDTSVLDSAFTADVGPDEGGAGNSRDSLRSFDQIPWNFSLSDLTADLSNLGDKDMYVADLGALGNYPGSPFLPSDSEIFLDSPEQEGIEEFFVDSVPGPRSNSDEEKP
- the LOC104749133 gene encoding uncharacterized protein LOC104749133 isoform X2, with amino-acid sequence MKNGQCAQELQSSTQASHESQGEQKPNQSIDAPIQDSGSVSASSNDSRKVSRQDIELVQNLIERCLQLYMNRDEVVKTLLTRARIDPGFTTLVWQKLEEENADFFRAYYIRLKLKKQIILFNHLLEHQYHLMKFPPGPPKIPLAPIQNGMHPMAPVNMPMGYPVLQHPQMHVPGHPHLDPMGVSSCHVVNGVPAPANFHPLRMNTANDMVIDTTANDATPQVIPPSSGGMPEMAASPASVASSGHFPFAASDMSGMVMDTSVLDSAFTADVGPDEGGAGNSRDSLRSFDQIPWNFSLSDLTADLSNLGDMYVADLGALGNYPGSPFLPSDSEIFLDSPEQEGIEEFFVDSVPGPRSNSDEEKP